Proteins from one Arthrobacter sp. DNA4 genomic window:
- a CDS encoding DUF1206 domain-containing protein: MSDGESTLSQAADAVEDASNAKALDVLARSGFAVMALLHIIVGVIAIAIAFGHPGDAEATGAIARLADNPWGPLVMWGCVAACLGLALWQASEATLRARSLPRKERLAKLVSSGFLAIAYGSVGLTFAGFALGQRSDSGDNTRDFSASLMANPVGPWVLVALGLTILGIGIYFEVKGIRRGFKEELFHFEGTRRGRLIDSLGVTGHVAKGVALNLTGLLFIIAAARDRPDESTGLDGSLKALQGHPFGPTLLVAIGAGFIAYGIFALIRARFGRM, translated from the coding sequence ATGTCCGACGGCGAATCCACCCTCAGCCAGGCAGCGGACGCTGTCGAGGACGCGTCCAATGCCAAAGCCCTGGACGTCCTGGCCCGTTCCGGATTCGCCGTCATGGCGCTGCTCCACATCATCGTAGGGGTCATCGCCATCGCCATCGCGTTCGGCCACCCCGGCGATGCCGAGGCCACCGGCGCCATCGCCCGGCTGGCGGACAACCCGTGGGGTCCCCTCGTCATGTGGGGATGCGTGGCCGCCTGCCTGGGCCTTGCGCTGTGGCAGGCCAGTGAAGCGACGCTGCGGGCCAGGAGCCTTCCCCGCAAGGAACGGCTGGCCAAGCTGGTGTCCTCGGGATTCCTGGCCATCGCGTACGGCAGCGTGGGGCTGACCTTCGCAGGCTTCGCGTTGGGGCAGCGCAGCGACTCGGGCGACAATACCCGGGACTTCAGCGCCAGCCTGATGGCCAACCCCGTGGGGCCGTGGGTCCTCGTCGCCCTCGGCCTTACCATCCTCGGCATCGGCATCTACTTCGAGGTCAAGGGAATCCGGCGCGGGTTCAAGGAAGAGCTGTTCCACTTCGAGGGCACCCGCCGCGGCAGGCTCATCGACAGCCTGGGCGTCACCGGCCATGTGGCCAAAGGTGTGGCGCTGAACCTCACCGGACTCCTGTTCATCATCGCCGCCGCCAGGGACCGGCCGGACGAATCCACCGGGCTGGACGGCAGCCTCAAGGCCCTGCAGGGCCACCCGTTCGGGCCCACCCTGCTAGTGGCCATTGGTGCAGGGTTTATCGCCTACGGGATCTTCGCGCTGATCCGGGCCCGCTTTGGCCGCATGTAG
- a CDS encoding SRPBCC family protein — translation MTQQLRVSSAVTSSAGQAFAGLFRLLKLARPDRPIHPQGLGLHGTLTRTGNPSGPCGIDWLDAPGTDQVVARFSRSVGLPQALADILGLALRVSPPGAGGPADVLFASTGWGLPGRFLLVPRLDVAGASMTTLMPYRGSRGPVLLGLQTRSLPPGSLASGEWVLGLHWATPGGRWRECGEVRLQAGASPTDIPLRFDPLEHQPPGAQAYSWTRRLRKPSYRAARRPAPPAVGRPPESPASPGKSTTATGRNSMSTVSQLFKTPSADVWRVIADGWLYSGWVVGASRIRDVDAEWPRVGAQLHHSVGAWPLVIDDSSRVTAVEPGRSLELVARGWPMGEAKVEMTLEDRGNQCLVTIAEDAIRGPGKLMPKFLRDPMISARNRETLRRLELMAIGGAGK, via the coding sequence ATGACCCAGCAGCTGCGCGTTAGTTCCGCCGTGACTTCCAGTGCCGGCCAGGCCTTCGCCGGCCTCTTCCGGCTCCTGAAACTCGCCAGGCCGGACCGGCCCATCCACCCGCAGGGGCTGGGCCTGCACGGAACGTTGACCAGGACCGGCAACCCGTCCGGCCCCTGCGGCATCGACTGGCTGGACGCGCCCGGTACGGACCAGGTTGTGGCCCGCTTCTCCAGGTCAGTAGGGCTGCCGCAGGCGCTGGCGGACATCCTTGGCCTGGCCCTGCGGGTTTCGCCGCCCGGCGCCGGCGGCCCCGCGGACGTGCTGTTTGCCTCCACCGGCTGGGGGCTGCCGGGCCGGTTCCTGCTGGTGCCGCGCCTGGATGTTGCAGGAGCCTCCATGACCACGCTGATGCCCTACCGCGGAAGCCGGGGCCCCGTGCTGTTGGGACTCCAGACGCGGAGCCTTCCGCCGGGTTCGCTGGCGTCCGGTGAATGGGTGCTGGGACTGCACTGGGCCACACCGGGCGGACGCTGGCGGGAATGCGGCGAAGTGCGGCTGCAGGCCGGTGCCAGTCCCACCGACATCCCGCTGCGTTTCGATCCCCTGGAGCACCAGCCGCCCGGGGCGCAGGCCTACAGCTGGACCCGGCGGCTGCGGAAGCCGTCCTACCGGGCCGCACGGCGGCCCGCACCTCCCGCCGTCGGACGCCCGCCAGAATCCCCCGCATCGCCCGGGAAAAGCACTACCGCAACCGGAAGGAACTCCATGTCCACCGTCTCGCAGCTGTTCAAAACCCCCTCTGCCGACGTTTGGCGGGTGATCGCCGACGGCTGGCTGTACTCCGGCTGGGTGGTGGGCGCGTCCCGGATCAGGGATGTGGACGCCGAATGGCCAAGGGTGGGCGCCCAACTCCACCATTCGGTGGGAGCCTGGCCGCTGGTGATCGACGACAGCAGCCGCGTGACCGCCGTCGAGCCCGGCCGCTCGCTGGAACTGGTGGCACGCGGCTGGCCCATGGGCGAGGCCAAGGTGGAGATGACACTGGAGGACCGCGGCAACCAGTGCCTGGTGACCATCGCTGAGGACGCCATCCGGGGGCCCGGCAAGCTGATGCCCAAGTTCCTGCGCGATCCCATGATTTCCGCCCGGAACCGGGAGACCCTGCGCCGCCTGGAGCTCATGGCCATCGGCGGCGCGGGGAAATAG
- a CDS encoding FadR/GntR family transcriptional regulator, producing MTLSPSVRPPLAAEVTAKLRGMVHSGEWPLNQRIPSEPELMARLGVSRGTLREAVKALAHGGMLEVRRGDGTYVRATSEMSGAARRMYQDHTEQHILEVRLGLDTQAARLAARNATDDDVAALGALLATRDQAWNNGDFEAWADADWSFHEGIARASGNPLLHELYASFGTVFHQDLLTQQRRSGFNGLPRDGHETLLDAIAQRDEDAAVASVNRNLNSCAEWLAE from the coding sequence ATGACCCTGAGTCCTTCCGTCCGTCCGCCGCTCGCGGCCGAGGTCACGGCCAAGCTGCGGGGCATGGTCCACTCCGGCGAGTGGCCGCTGAACCAGCGCATCCCGTCCGAACCTGAGCTCATGGCCAGGCTGGGGGTTTCCCGCGGCACCCTCCGCGAAGCGGTCAAGGCCCTTGCCCACGGGGGAATGCTGGAGGTGCGGCGGGGGGACGGCACCTACGTGCGCGCCACGAGCGAAATGTCCGGCGCCGCGCGCCGCATGTACCAGGACCACACCGAGCAGCACATCCTGGAGGTCCGGCTGGGCCTGGACACCCAGGCTGCCCGGCTGGCCGCGCGCAACGCAACGGACGACGACGTCGCCGCCCTGGGGGCCCTCCTCGCCACCCGGGACCAGGCCTGGAACAACGGCGACTTCGAAGCCTGGGCGGACGCGGACTGGAGCTTCCACGAGGGCATCGCCCGGGCGTCCGGCAACCCGCTGCTGCACGAGCTGTACGCCAGCTTCGGAACCGTGTTCCACCAGGACCTGCTCACGCAGCAGCGCCGGTCGGGGTTCAACGGACTCCCCCGCGACGGCCACGAAACACTGCTCGACGCCATCGCCCAGCGGGACGAAGACGCTGCCGTGGCCAGTGTGAACCGGAACCTGAACTCGTGCGCGGAGTGGCTGGCGGAGTAA
- a CDS encoding FAD-dependent oxidoreductase, translated as MSSSTTVGSAARPLRVAVVGSGPAGVYAADILTKSEAVKSGELTVSIDLFDRYPAPYGLIRYGVAPDHPRIKGIVNALHKVLDRGDIRFFGNVDYGTDLTIEDLRTHYDAVIFATGAIKDADLNIPGVELEGSFGGADFVSWYDGHPDVPREWPLEAKEIAVIGNGNVALDVARVLSKHADDLLVTEIPDNVYAGLKASPVTDVHVFGRRGPAQVKFTPLELRELSHSKDVDIILYPEDFEFDEESDRQIQTNNQTKTMVGTLTNWIAEQPEDVSELKASRRLHLHFLHSPVEIYDDAGTPGKVAGIKFERTELDGTGNARGTGEYVDYPVQAVYRAIGYFGSALPDVEFDHKKGVVTNDGGRVLDASGQHVPGLYATGWIKRGPVGLIGHTKGDALETVTYLLEDRENLPVASVPQEDAVTELLDARGVKFTSWEGWLALDAHELALGAAATEAGGSHGVEVKRERIKVVPREDMVDISRDGVSAQV; from the coding sequence GTGTCATCCAGCACTACCGTAGGATCTGCTGCGCGTCCCCTGCGCGTCGCCGTCGTGGGCTCCGGCCCGGCCGGCGTCTACGCCGCTGACATCCTCACCAAGAGCGAAGCCGTCAAGAGCGGTGAGCTGACCGTCAGCATCGACCTCTTCGACCGCTACCCGGCACCCTACGGCCTGATCCGCTACGGCGTGGCCCCGGACCACCCCCGCATCAAGGGCATCGTCAACGCCCTCCACAAGGTGCTGGACCGCGGCGACATCCGCTTCTTCGGCAACGTGGACTACGGCACGGACCTCACCATCGAGGACCTCCGCACCCACTACGACGCCGTCATCTTCGCCACCGGCGCCATCAAGGACGCGGACCTGAACATTCCCGGCGTCGAGCTGGAGGGCTCCTTCGGCGGCGCCGACTTCGTCTCCTGGTACGACGGCCACCCGGACGTGCCGCGCGAATGGCCGCTGGAGGCCAAGGAAATAGCCGTGATCGGCAACGGCAACGTGGCCCTGGACGTGGCCCGCGTCCTGTCCAAGCACGCCGATGACCTGCTGGTCACCGAAATCCCGGACAACGTCTACGCCGGCCTGAAGGCCTCGCCCGTCACCGACGTGCACGTCTTCGGCCGCCGCGGCCCCGCCCAGGTCAAGTTCACCCCGCTGGAGCTGCGCGAGCTGTCCCACTCCAAGGACGTGGACATCATCCTGTACCCCGAGGACTTCGAGTTCGACGAGGAATCGGACCGCCAGATCCAGACGAACAACCAGACCAAGACCATGGTGGGCACGCTCACCAACTGGATCGCCGAGCAGCCCGAGGACGTCTCCGAGCTCAAGGCCTCCCGCCGCCTGCACCTGCACTTCCTGCACAGCCCGGTGGAGATCTACGACGATGCCGGGACCCCCGGCAAGGTGGCGGGCATCAAGTTCGAGCGCACCGAGCTGGACGGCACCGGCAACGCCCGCGGCACCGGCGAGTACGTGGACTACCCGGTCCAGGCCGTGTACCGCGCCATCGGCTACTTCGGGTCGGCCCTGCCGGACGTGGAGTTCGACCACAAGAAGGGCGTGGTCACGAACGACGGCGGCCGCGTCCTGGATGCGTCCGGCCAGCATGTACCGGGCCTCTACGCCACGGGTTGGATCAAGCGCGGACCGGTGGGCCTGATCGGCCACACCAAGGGCGACGCCCTGGAGACCGTCACCTACCTGCTGGAAGACCGCGAAAACCTGCCGGTGGCTTCGGTTCCGCAGGAGGACGCAGTCACCGAACTCCTCGACGCCCGCGGCGTGAAGTTCACCAGCTGGGAAGGCTGGCTGGCGCTGGACGCCCACGAGCTGGCCCTCGGCGCAGCGGCCACCGAAGCCGGCGGCTCGCACGGCGTGGAGGTCAAGCGTGAGCGCATCAAGGTGGTGCCGCGCGAGGACATGGTGGACATCTCCCGCGACGGCGTCTCCGCCCAGGTCTAG
- a CDS encoding SRPBCC family protein, which produces MTVSFVCRTESPLPAEQLFDLARSIDLHVDSQQKSGERAIGGVTRGLIGEGQEVTWRAKHFGIPLTMTSRITHVDFPRSFTDEQVKGPFTSFRHVHEFASTATGSTMTDRVEFTAPLGVLGRAVERLFLARYLERLIRDRGSFLAGSMADFL; this is translated from the coding sequence ATGACCGTCAGCTTCGTATGCCGCACCGAGTCGCCGCTGCCCGCGGAGCAGCTGTTCGACCTGGCGCGCAGCATCGACCTGCATGTGGACTCCCAGCAGAAATCAGGGGAGCGGGCGATCGGCGGCGTCACCAGGGGCCTGATCGGAGAAGGCCAGGAGGTGACCTGGCGGGCAAAACACTTCGGCATTCCACTGACCATGACCAGCCGGATCACCCACGTGGACTTCCCCCGCAGCTTCACCGACGAACAGGTCAAGGGGCCGTTCACGTCATTCCGGCACGTCCATGAGTTCGCATCAACCGCCACGGGGAGCACTATGACGGACAGAGTGGAGTTCACCGCCCCGCTGGGAGTCCTGGGCCGCGCCGTCGAGCGCCTCTTCCTGGCCCGGTACCTCGAACGGCTGATCCGGGACCGCGGCAGCTTCCTCGCCGGCAGTATGGCAGATTTTTTGTGA
- a CDS encoding ABC transporter permease: MPSKSLSGSAPDAAPAPSRDGFRPSDEASRSDRPDATPWAASGAAPAAHVHAALTRTSTGNEDLRELESGLDSLQSDADRKHRVDWSRILLPAAALVVLVLIWQFYVSLGVKRRDLVPGPLDVVTQMGVLWGDGKFQEAIWTSLQRGVVGFLISVAIATPVGLLLAQVAPLRRAFGPLISGLQVLPSVAWVPAAIIWFGLTDATVYFVVFMGAIPSIINGLISGVDQIPPQYRRVGTVLGASRLQMALQVILPAALPGYLSGLKQGWAFSWRSLMAAEIIAVGGTIGFGLGSMLDQGRDLSDMTIVMAAILLILGVGILIELLVFGPIEKRLLRRRGLLVSSTR; the protein is encoded by the coding sequence ATGCCAAGTAAGTCCCTGTCCGGCTCCGCGCCGGATGCCGCCCCCGCCCCTTCGCGGGACGGCTTTCGTCCTTCGGACGAAGCGTCCCGCTCCGACAGGCCCGATGCCACTCCCTGGGCGGCATCCGGCGCTGCGCCTGCAGCCCACGTGCACGCCGCCTTGACGCGGACGTCCACGGGCAATGAGGACCTGCGCGAGCTCGAATCCGGGCTGGACTCCCTGCAGTCCGACGCCGACCGCAAGCACCGCGTCGACTGGAGCCGGATACTCCTGCCGGCGGCCGCGCTGGTGGTCCTGGTGCTCATCTGGCAGTTCTACGTCTCGCTCGGCGTGAAGCGGCGCGACCTGGTTCCGGGGCCGCTGGACGTGGTGACGCAGATGGGCGTCCTGTGGGGCGACGGCAAGTTCCAGGAAGCGATCTGGACCTCGCTGCAGCGCGGGGTGGTGGGCTTCCTGATTTCGGTGGCCATTGCCACTCCTGTGGGCCTGCTGCTGGCCCAGGTTGCCCCGCTTCGACGCGCATTCGGGCCGCTGATCTCCGGCCTGCAGGTGCTGCCATCCGTGGCCTGGGTTCCCGCGGCCATCATCTGGTTCGGCCTCACGGATGCCACTGTTTATTTCGTGGTGTTCATGGGCGCCATCCCGTCCATCATCAACGGCCTCATCTCCGGCGTGGACCAGATCCCGCCGCAGTACCGGCGCGTGGGGACCGTCCTGGGCGCGTCCCGGCTGCAGATGGCTCTGCAGGTGATCCTTCCCGCCGCACTGCCCGGCTACCTCAGCGGCCTCAAGCAGGGGTGGGCCTTCTCCTGGCGCTCACTCATGGCGGCGGAGATCATCGCGGTGGGCGGCACCATCGGCTTCGGCCTGGGATCCATGCTGGACCAGGGCCGCGACCTGTCCGACATGACCATCGTGATGGCTGCCATCCTGCTGATCCTCGGCGTCGGCATCCTCATCGAGCTGCTGGTCTTCGGACCCATCGAGAAGCGGCTGCTGCGGCGCCGGGGCCTCCTGGTAAGCAGTACCCGCTGA
- a CDS encoding ABC transporter ATP-binding protein, whose protein sequence is MPVVLEHLGKRFGDGAPVLDDVNANIKQGEFVALLGASGCGKSTLLNIIAGLEAPTSGALEVPSDGAAFMFQDAALFPWLTARENIELALKLRGVGKAERRTKAQELLELVHLGSAGDKRPHELSGGMRQRVSLARSLAQDRQLLLMDEPFAALDAITRDLLHDELERIWKETGRTIVFVTHNVREAVRLGQRVLLLSSRPGRVVQEWDVTEEHRTDAGLAGQLTGVITARLREEIRRHAK, encoded by the coding sequence ATGCCAGTCGTACTGGAACACCTGGGCAAGCGCTTCGGCGACGGCGCCCCGGTACTGGACGACGTCAACGCCAACATCAAGCAGGGCGAGTTCGTTGCCCTCCTTGGTGCCTCCGGCTGCGGCAAATCCACCCTCCTGAACATCATCGCGGGACTGGAAGCGCCGACGTCGGGCGCCCTGGAAGTGCCCAGCGACGGCGCCGCCTTCATGTTCCAGGACGCGGCACTCTTCCCGTGGCTCACCGCCCGGGAGAACATCGAGCTGGCCCTGAAACTGCGTGGAGTGGGCAAGGCCGAACGCCGCACCAAGGCCCAGGAACTCCTCGAACTGGTGCACCTGGGATCCGCGGGGGACAAGCGCCCGCACGAACTGTCCGGCGGCATGCGCCAGCGCGTATCCCTGGCCCGCTCCCTGGCCCAGGACCGGCAGCTGCTGCTCATGGATGAACCGTTCGCCGCACTGGACGCCATCACCCGCGACCTGCTGCACGACGAACTCGAGCGCATCTGGAAGGAAACCGGGCGGACCATTGTCTTCGTCACCCACAACGTCCGGGAGGCTGTCCGGCTGGGCCAGCGCGTCCTGCTGCTCTCCTCCCGCCCCGGCCGCGTGGTCCAGGAATGGGACGTCACCGAGGAACACCGAACCGATGCCGGGCTCGCCGGCCAGCTGACCGGGGTCATCACCGCCCGGCTGCGTGAGGAGATTCGCCGCCATGCCAAGTAA
- a CDS encoding CynX/NimT family MFS transporter, which produces MPATPPVSVPTANQAPVAVPGTPPAGAAPAKPRSAVVFGVIALVLIGLNLRAGITGASALLHDLQAVLGYGVLVAAIIPSIPTLCFALAGAATSWLTGRLGVEKAILLSLALLAGGLLLRGIPATGMLVVSSVVGMSGLAICNVAMPSFIREHFASRTSLMTAVYTVTMTTGGTLTSVAVVPLAQALGSPSAAVGAVGIAAVAAFLGFLPVALHAHRNTVRTTAGHVSPWPLLRTRKGQLLTAIFTLQALLAYALLSWFPYMLTTMGLSASDSGLMFGLMQLVSVPAGMVLIAIGARPRMLRPAFYLVSITMAVGIAALLVLPVALAAVPAVLLGFGLGIFPLVMVMISRSGTSTAETTALSTLAQSSGYLLATAGPFGMGLLHSATGGWSLPLVLLLALALVQIVVSHLITGPAMSGKPAERK; this is translated from the coding sequence ATGCCCGCCACTCCCCCCGTTTCCGTTCCCACCGCCAACCAGGCGCCCGTTGCGGTGCCCGGCACACCGCCCGCCGGCGCCGCCCCGGCAAAGCCGCGCTCCGCCGTCGTCTTCGGCGTCATTGCGCTGGTGCTGATCGGGCTGAACCTGCGCGCGGGCATCACCGGTGCATCCGCGCTGCTGCACGACCTGCAGGCGGTGCTGGGTTACGGGGTGCTGGTGGCGGCGATCATCCCCTCCATCCCCACCCTCTGTTTCGCGCTGGCCGGTGCCGCCACGTCCTGGCTCACCGGCAGGCTTGGCGTGGAGAAGGCCATCCTCCTGTCCCTGGCGCTGCTGGCCGGCGGGCTGCTGCTGCGCGGCATCCCCGCCACGGGCATGCTGGTGGTAAGCAGCGTGGTGGGCATGTCCGGGCTGGCCATCTGCAACGTGGCAATGCCGTCCTTCATCCGGGAGCACTTCGCATCCCGGACGTCACTCATGACCGCCGTCTACACGGTGACCATGACCACCGGCGGCACCCTGACCTCGGTCGCGGTGGTCCCGCTGGCACAGGCGCTCGGTTCCCCGTCCGCCGCCGTCGGCGCCGTGGGCATCGCGGCCGTGGCCGCCTTCCTGGGCTTCCTGCCGGTGGCTCTGCACGCCCACCGCAATACGGTGCGGACCACGGCCGGGCATGTGTCGCCCTGGCCGCTGCTGCGGACCCGCAAGGGGCAGCTCCTCACCGCGATCTTCACCCTGCAGGCCCTGCTGGCGTACGCCTTGTTGAGCTGGTTCCCGTACATGCTCACCACCATGGGCCTGAGCGCCTCGGACAGCGGGCTGATGTTCGGCCTCATGCAGCTGGTCTCCGTCCCCGCGGGCATGGTGCTGATAGCCATCGGCGCCCGGCCCCGGATGCTGCGTCCGGCGTTCTACCTGGTGAGCATCACCATGGCCGTGGGAATTGCGGCGCTGCTGGTCCTCCCCGTCGCCCTGGCGGCCGTCCCCGCTGTCCTGCTGGGCTTCGGCCTGGGCATTTTCCCTCTGGTCATGGTGATGATCAGCCGCAGCGGCACCAGCACCGCCGAGACCACCGCCCTCTCCACACTGGCCCAGTCCTCCGGTTACCTGCTGGCCACCGCGGGCCCGTTCGGCATGGGCCTGCTGCACAGCGCCACCGGCGGCTGGTCCCTGCCGCTGGTGCTGCTGCTGGCACTGGCCCTGGTCCAGATCGTGGTGTCCCACCTGATCACCGGCCCAGCGATGTCCGGCAAGCCCGCGGAGAGGAAGTAA
- the cobA gene encoding uroporphyrinogen-III C-methyltransferase has product MAIQDIYPTALRLLGRPVLVVGGGPVAARRAKGLLDAGALVTVVAPVASPALQEMADAGLLTWEARPYLSSDVDGVWFVQTATGAPEVDAQVSADAEAQRVWCVNASNHEASAAWTPAVAEVDDVKIAINAGGDPRRAMAVRDAVATALETGDLPLRRRRAHQGSVALVGGGPGDTGLITVRGRRLLGQADVVVADRLGPRELLNELAPDVRVIEVGKTPGHHPVPQAEINRILVEEALKGNRVVRLKGGDPYVLGRGGEEAEYCRQHGVEVEVVSGVTSAISVPAAAGIPVTHRGLAKGFSVVTGHEELSEVPARADHTIILLMGVGQLRESASALGEAGLPAGTPVGIVENGYLPDQRVTIGTLGSIADQAQAAGVANPAVIVIGDVVRVSPFAPSHFKTADYSTTTPNSPRKTVLTT; this is encoded by the coding sequence ATGGCAATTCAGGACATATACCCCACGGCGCTGCGGCTGCTCGGCCGCCCCGTGCTGGTGGTGGGCGGCGGCCCGGTTGCGGCCCGCCGCGCCAAGGGACTGCTCGACGCCGGTGCCCTGGTCACCGTCGTGGCCCCGGTTGCCTCGCCCGCGCTGCAGGAGATGGCCGACGCCGGCCTGCTCACTTGGGAAGCGCGGCCTTACCTTTCCAGCGACGTCGACGGCGTCTGGTTCGTCCAGACCGCAACAGGCGCTCCTGAGGTGGACGCCCAGGTATCGGCGGACGCCGAGGCGCAGCGGGTTTGGTGCGTCAACGCCTCCAACCATGAAGCTTCTGCCGCCTGGACCCCCGCGGTCGCTGAGGTGGACGACGTCAAGATTGCCATCAACGCCGGGGGAGACCCCCGCCGTGCCATGGCCGTCCGCGACGCCGTCGCCACCGCCCTGGAGACCGGCGATCTTCCGCTGCGCCGCCGCCGTGCCCACCAGGGAAGCGTGGCCCTCGTTGGTGGCGGCCCCGGCGATACCGGCCTCATCACCGTCCGCGGGCGCCGGCTCCTGGGGCAGGCCGACGTCGTGGTCGCCGACCGCCTCGGCCCCCGCGAACTGCTGAATGAACTCGCCCCGGACGTCCGCGTCATCGAAGTGGGCAAGACCCCCGGCCACCACCCGGTGCCGCAGGCGGAAATCAACCGCATCCTGGTGGAGGAAGCGCTCAAGGGAAACCGGGTGGTCCGGCTCAAGGGCGGCGACCCGTACGTGTTGGGACGCGGCGGCGAGGAAGCCGAATACTGCCGCCAGCACGGAGTCGAGGTTGAGGTGGTCTCCGGCGTTACGTCCGCCATCTCTGTACCCGCAGCCGCAGGCATTCCCGTCACCCACCGCGGCCTGGCCAAGGGCTTCAGCGTGGTCACCGGACACGAGGAACTCTCCGAGGTTCCTGCCCGCGCAGACCACACCATTATCCTGCTCATGGGCGTGGGCCAGCTCCGCGAATCCGCGTCCGCGCTGGGCGAAGCCGGGCTGCCTGCAGGCACCCCTGTTGGTATCGTGGAAAACGGCTATTTGCCGGACCAGCGCGTCACGATCGGCACGCTCGGTTCCATCGCCGACCAGGCCCAGGCGGCCGGCGTCGCAAATCCTGCCGTGATTGTCATCGGTGACGTGGTGCGCGTGAGCCCGTTTGCGCCGTCGCACTTCAAGACCGCTGACTACAGCACCACCACCCCGAACAGCCCCCGCAAGACCGTCCTCACCACCTGA